The genome window aggtttcatttatttattttatggacTGGGATAAACTTTTTGCCTTGACAGttttattaataagaaaaaaagtttacttctCCTCTAACTGCACACATAATGAGACAAAGAAGTGAACTTCACTGTTAATACATCACATTGTAAAGAAATACTTAAACTACAGTTTAGTTAACACTTTGCACCAGCTGTGCAAAGAAATGCATAGCATTACAAGCACTTTGCGATAATTACAGTCTTTATAAAATATCCACTTAGAGagagaaatttatttacagtgcatGGTCTAGAGCTGTGTGATTGACTCAAACTTGCCATTTATTCAATCTTTTGCTGGTCAATTTAATTAACTGAGTCAATGGGCAAGTTTTTGATTAACTAATTTTTTCCCGTCAACAACAAGTACATCAGCTAGTGTATATACAACTCCTagcaaaaagaaagagaacTGTAATTAATTGCAACTATTTTTGCAGATCaagcagggaaaaaaatatttaattgctCAATTCTAAGGAAAATATTATGGaagtataaaacaaaaacaccacaGTACACAACTAGTACTTTGTTGCAACACCACTGGCTTTTATAACAGCTTGAATTCTCTGAGGCCTGGGTTTAACTATTGACAAACAGTTTTGTTCATCAATCCAGCTTTGACTGGATTGATCATTGGATCAGTATGGCAGGTTAAAGCCTTGTCATGAACCTTTTTAATTTCCACCATAGATTTTCAATTGGATTGAGGTCCGGACTGTTTCCAGGCCATGCCATGAAGAAAATGCCATGAAATCTGCCCAATGCAGATTTGTGATTAATCATTGACTATCACCATCATCCAGTCATCAATCGTCCATGATTGCTTTTCTCTGGGCCCACTGTAAccttgctttttattattattattttattatttcttattgctTTAAGTTTTCTATCTGGATACTTTGATGTCTTGGTCTACTAGTACACTTCCCTTTTATAACCTTcctatttaatttgtattgacTTAACATAGCTGACTGGGAATAACAAACATCTTTTGCACATCCTATAATGATTGACCTTCTTGAAGTTTTATAACGTTCTCCTTTGTTTCAACAAACATCTCTCAACAAACATCTAGCTCACCATGGTGTGTAATCTCCCTTTTTAACTGCAGACCAATTAGCAAATGTAATCTGATGCAGTTGTTTGTTTTAGAACTGCAAAGTAAATggcaattaattatattttcccCAGAATTTATTGATTCCATGTTTTTCCCCCTGCTTGATCTGCAAAAACAGTTACAATCAACTACTGttaactttatttacttttttaagagTTTCGAAAAGACAAAAGCTTGGAATGTTGgtacatttataatttaattttatttatatagcgcttttaacaatgttcattgtcgcaaagcagctttacatttataacatttcAATATTGCAGTTTAAATCAGAATCAtaatgggttttttttgtttgtttttttacccctaaataaaatcaaaatcatCCAGCCCTGGTTCACATCCCACCCTGATCAAACACATCCTATTTAGATCAGTAGTTAGATCAAAGGTGTTATATTTTGTCTGAAGCTGAGACGAAACCCTGTTATATCACTTTAATTTTCTGATTAATGACTAGTTATGATGTCTACTGGAATATCTAACGTTAACTGACTACCCatgaaaattttattgaaaaagtaaaatgaaattcaaaaaaatatatatccatTCAACCCTAACACACTGCATAACATCACTTTCCACCTTGATTGCTAACTGGCAAACCTCAGTCTGATGTCGTGCTAATTGCCTTAAAACACTTGACAGCCACCCAAACCATTtaacattagattacacacactTGCAATCCAACCCTCGAGCAGTATCAGTCTGCTCTGTACCAGTCCGAGCTCCTGCTAGTCAACAATGCGAGAGCTTGGTGAAGGAAAACCATCGTTAAGAAAGAAACATTAGGTTGGCAGCTAAACATCCAGGTTACTATGTACCAGTTTGTGCTCAAACATAAATACAATTCAGCAGAGCTAACACGgttagctatatatatatatatatatagcaagaTATCGAGGTAATTATTAAGATATTAAAaacagctagctagctagcttgctaGCAAGCAAGCAAGGCATCTTTCCTTGCTTATACAggaattagctggctagctgaaTGTATTCACCAGCCTAGCTACAATTACAGCCCTAGCGAGACAATTTATCCAAAATCTGATATGATAGTACATCAGCTCCGTATTAAACTCTCAGAGTGTTactaaatgacattttttattgtcctgcttaaaaaaaaaagtttaaaccagTGATGGAACTAACCTCTGCTGCGGTGATACCGAGGCTGCTCACAGCGCGACCGGAAACAAGCGGCCAAGAACAGCATCGCACTTCCGGGAGAAGAGGAGCCTGGGTACTCATAACTGAATGTCATACGCACATAATTCAGCGATAATGCCAATTCTGCTTTCAATTCGCGACTTTGGGCTTTCAAATTTGGACACCCGATTTAAatttagtgttttgttttgtttatcattttaaagACCAGAACGTACCTCTGCTGTAGAggggaagttcatttagagttaccagagTTACCAATTGGTCAGAATTCACCAATTAGCAAAaccttagattagagctgttatttTGAAGGCTCCAcgtgattatatacagtataacaaaaatacaacatttgaGCAGCAGGGAGGTGAAGCCACATGATCAGTGGGCAGACTTATTCTGATGCTATGTTTCTGTTTGGAGCTTCCCTCTGGGTaacttatttttcatttaaactgtCTCCTAGTAAAGACAtatgcagattatttttatccCTGCATCATTATTATTCTTGTCCCAAGCCAAGCCAAAAATTAGCTTTATATTGCAAGTTTTCCTTCCcggatatttaaatatttttgcctaagaacacaatttataataaagaaaaattttacattttatctatACAGACATATTTACAGATCACATCAAAACAGGAATGTTGTACTAGTATTGTGATATACGTAGCAGGTCCAAGCCAAGTGACTATTCCATAGATCGATTTGAAAAGGCTCTTTTGATTATTTGAAGCTTGGGCTATTACTTGGAAGGATGTCAGCTTAAATCCCATTGTCACGTTTGGGTATACTGTATGAGTAAATGACCCCTCAATTTTATAATCATATTGTAGTCAGCTTTGGGTTAAAGCATCagacaaataaaacaatgtaaaattCATACATTACGGAGAAATCTGAATTGTTTGAGGTTAAAATTCAGTGTTTTGCTGCATCTAAccaaatctttctctctctttcagctgaaataacaaaacagaactgTATGGATAGCCTAAGTAAGGTCTTTATTACTAGATTAATAGAGATGCAattcaaacacaaacatgatACTTATAAGAATGAGTTTGTTGTTGAAAGTGTGTTCGTTACTGCACTACTTGATACATTAACAGAGTGTTGACTCACCAAAGACTGAAACATGTAAAACTAatatataatcaaataaaaagtaaactaCCAAATTAAATTAGTGACTACTTTAAATGGTGTGAGCAAGTGTTatgcagcttttaaaaaaatatttattaaataaaacaaattaattgttGAATACAATAATGTCCTAGGATATGACTAAAATAGAACACTGAGCATGAAACAATTATGTAAATTGGTCAACAATCTGTATGAGATATGGCAAGTGGTCCTCCACATCACCAGCATGGCAGTTTCACAGTATCACAGCAATAGAGATATTGCTCAGTTTGTACTGCACATTAAACAGAATCCATTAACAACCTACTGatggacttctttaaaaaaataactacacaatgactattgtatttattatataatgcatttctttttagGAAATGCAGTACATACATCTATCACATCTACACAACAAACATACAATGTACGGTCAAATTCAATCAAACCAGGTATTAAGTCAATGTGTTGACTATTCGATTCAAGTGTAAATGGTGGTGAAAACACCAATTATGTCAAAGATGATGTAAACTACTGAACTAGTATTTACGAGCTTTTTAGCCAGCAAACATTCTGCTAATAAGTCCAATGATGTCCTTTAGCTATTTGGAAAATGTCTTAAATTTGAGCAATTAATAGTAAAAGCTTGATTGAATTTGGCATTTTAACCTcgtaagaaaatataaaatacatgtgAGGACAAAGATTTATGTTTACAGGATAGCTTCATTACAAAACATCAAGATCAATAAAGGACACAtgcacatatttttattattaagcaaCCATCTCTTCTGAGAGATAACTAACCAACTTGAAAGCTTAAAGTAAGACATACAGAAGGTTTATGGCACATAAAATGGGTGTCATTTATCTATCGTttagtaaatgtgtttaaacaatttctaacagatttacaaaaatgtattaatgctgatttttttttcatggatttCACATTAATAACACATTCTTGTACGTGTTCTTGTAATTGTTTTATGAATATCTTTATTTAAATCCAGTCTGAAAAATCGTGCCCAATAAGTGCAATTGCCACAAAGACAGAGAAAGGCATCGACATGGGATGAACAGAGTAAAAGGCATTTGTACAGCAAGAATTAGCACAGAATGCTGACACTTAACAGCGCAGTATCAAGGATTTGTCATGTTTACGCATAAAAGACATTTAATCGTTAAATGAGAGTAATTACTACACGTCACTGTAACCCGGTATTATTTCTATAGCGGTTTTGGATTTTGAGTACTCGACAGTAAAAGGTGATTTGCTCTCAAACATTGGCAGAAAAGCTATATAGAAATACGCAAATTCTCattcaaacaaaaaacacaacttaAGGTCAGACACAAGTTTTACATTAATTGTAAAGTGAAATTCCATTTTTCAACAACATACTAACATCATGATTGATAAATGTTATGCAGTTAGGCATATTAACTGCTTAATTTTCCttcctattttgtatgtttatttgtttttttaattatttcttcatTAGACTACATTATAAATCTAAATACAGGACgcaaaatgcaattttattttgcttttattttattcacaaacTGTTCCTCAAAACTTTTAGACTGTACTTAAGACATGAACTAACGTGAACTAATGctccattttaaatttaatgcctTTGTCGATTTGTGTTACTCGAAACAGTTTGTAAGTAGCTTTGTACAATTTAAAAGCATACAAATGTGGAAGGATATGGGTGAGGAAATGAAACTAGTATGAGTAAATGGCTCTCAACAAGTTACTGTAGGTACACTTGACCAGTGATTTTCACTACATCTTCCATTCTAAAATGAGTGTGTTTGCTTTTGTGTACACCCACATTAGCCATTTTGCTCTTCTCGAGTCTCCACACTAAGCTGAAGAGGAGCAGGAATCTCTCCATTACATCGTGCCGGAGCCTCTCCTGCTCTAATTTGCTGAAGCTCAAGGGTACTGCCGGGAGGTTCAGGGGTTGCAGCCATGGCAACAGGTGTGCTGCTCGAGATCACTGATCCTGCCGATGCTCCTAGTGCTGGACTCGAAGCTCCAGAGTCACTCTGATCTGGAGCTCGGAGTCTCTTCATTAAAGTGGTCACACGGACTGCTTTCTGTATGGAAGAAATCAGGACATACCATTTGTGTGAAATGGTGGAAAAAATTAAAGGAATCAGACAAGCATttattggcaacatgattgtcTCACCTTCCATTTTGCTTTAGCAAAATTTTTTTCAATCTGAGCACACACACCGTCTTTAATATTCTTGTCCGAAGCAGCATTACCAGATATCCTGAATAATGAATGTATTGAAAGACATGTACGTTTCTTCAGagacataaaatattttcaaattgtAGTAATGGGGTGAAATTCAAACAGCATTAGATATCTTAAGAAAGTTCTCACCACTCATGGCCGATTGCCTCCTGGGCAGTCAGTCTTTGGTCTTGATCCACTTCCATTAAAGATGCAACTAGGCTTTTAGCTAGAACGCAGAAAGATATATTTAACAGGACAAGGCAAACCCTTCAGGTAGGATAAGTGGGGGGGAAAGTAAAACTAAAGTAAACTTTTCCAAATATTGGTGTGTCCCCTTACCAGAGTCTGAGATATCATCCCAGTAGGGTGAGTCAAACTCATAGtctcctgatagaattttccggAACATGTTTTTGTCATggctgtcatcatcatcatcatctgccTCATCATAAAAAGGAGGGTTTCCTGacagtctggaaaaaaaaaaaaaactcaatgcatattttaacatttttatgaaGTGCCTCATCATGAGACGGATTTTCTTCTGATAGACTGATAAAGTTATGCTGCTATAGTTaatcctgccggagtctctgcttgcactttacactaaatatacattcacattatacattatgtgactgcgaccatacctaactgttatgtcTCCTCTtttgctctcccctcttctgttctctctccctttctctctctctttcctatctcccctctctctgttgagctacacatgtcgttcctgagctgccagtgatccagactcccttggccctccagacctgtctgacccattctggtgccccgcttctggttggagatcttatcacatggatgccccgtgtgtctctttggaatgcgtctgtggtctggggatggtttcacttttccataaagacggttctggcctcgactggtgttgacagcttttttctctgaggacttgacttggctgcggttgctcgatagttcaagattgcaattgtctccaataactacctggacttcaaatttatataattaacatcaagtgttatagctgaactgcctgccacctaacacactgtataaatgcaaatcaattcctgctttccgTTTCACCTaagtgaggatgggttccctgttgagtctgggtactctcaaggtttcctcctattaccatctcagggagtttttctttgccactgtcgcccgcggcttgctcaccagggacaatctgctcatcttgattcatgcacacttacattccatagagacttaaataattcttttgattgtgtaaagctgctttgcgacaatgacaattgttaatagcactatacaaataaaattgaattgaataaaactaCCTGGAAAAGAAACTACCTTAAGAAATATTGAATAGGCACAACCATGCCATGTTTAGTTTAATCTTATAGTTGTGAGAGCAATACTGCTGTTATACAACTGttccataaattaataaattaatagcaactagtgcTTACAAACTTTCCCTCAGGTACTCTTTAAAATGGTAAAATTCCTTATAGGAAGTGACATTTTTGACACAACATCGCTAaatgttctgtttatttttcctcCACTTGTGGAAATAGATCCTAAAAAAGCCATACTTACTTTAAGGTGTATCAGCTAGCTCACCAGATAAATCCCATTGATTTGCAcaactgcctggccaaaaaagttaCACACTTTAAAGTTTCATTCAAttacttttagctttgattacagcacacaatatgGTGACCAGTACAAAGTGTGAAAATGATCGCTtctgctcccagaaccactctttcacaatttgagtcctggattATTTCTATGCCATCAGGGAATAAAAACTACCTTCATGTGATACccatgactttattttattgccacatagaCTTGCTGAGCCAAGACCTAAACTGAAGCAACCGCAgtgcagtggccactatacATGATGGGTGGATGGTGCACCCCTTATtgatctttttccattgctcttaGTCCAATCTTTTTGCTTTCTAGCGAACTGAACCATTTTTTCTCCTAATTAGCGATATTAATAAGGGTTTCTCTTGTGGCCAACAGCTGTTCAAATCTTAACTTTAGGACTGCACACCTAATACAATTGTATAATAGTTCTCCTAATACATGTCTCcttataaatatttcttttaaagcaACATCTTTTTAACAGCATGGTTCTAGTTGAAAAAATTCAAGCTATCAATCTTACTTTTTAACTgtaagtaatataataatattatataaataaattagtatttTAGCCTTTATTTTAGCATTAATCCAGTTTCAATAATTGAAAAATCTAAGGTGTATTCTTTACCTGACACAGCCCAATCATTTGACCCTTCTTAAATGGTGATGTATTTGACGAGGCAGTGTATATTTCTGTTAAAGGTGTTTCTAGTGAAacttgtgtcttttttttccttttcatcctCAACTAATGAGCTTTGATATTTTAAAAGTTAGACTGTATTCCTGAATATAAAAAGGATCATTTGTCATGTCCACTGATGATATCAATAACACTATTATTGTAACAAACTTTAACTAAGCAGTGGGGTTTTACCTGGTGAACACAGACAAGCAGAGTGATAAACACAGTACGATTATACTACACATAGGCACTCTTGGAACATTGCTTGACCAATGAATTAAATCGAACTGgaattaacatttaatgcatTTCGATAGATTACATTATAAAGAATatccaattcaattcagttttatttatatagcgtttttaacaatgttCATACACACCatgtaaaaatacacaaaaagacTTAAAATAGATGGAACAAAACAAAGAAGATGCAATAACATATACTCACAGCACATCTTGACAGTAGTGAACTCCATGGATGATGTAAAGTGACCAACACAGAACATGCTCTGAGAACTTCCAGTTATTGCTGTGAGTGTCTTCCGAAAGCGTGTGATCTCAAAACAGATCCCCTTAAAGATCTTACAGATACTCAGGAAAATGTTCcagtaacataaacacaaagtCTGGAAGTACTGTACAATTATAAGTAACTTTTCTCCTCAGAAAGTCCAATTATAAACAGAAATGCTGTTGGGTCACATTCTTATTTGGTTTAGTGCATAACAGAACAACCGTGTTGCATCTTATATTGTAAGTCCTCACTGACATTGTTTCTCTACACTATTTAACTGTGTTGTTTTAGCCTGGAAGAACCTTGATTATTGAACTATTCTTAATGGTGGCCAGAgaattacagacacacacacacaatgacataATGAAGTTATGCACACAGacaagataaataaattaaacaaacatgtGGGTATTTTTAGGGAACACACTAAGAAACTGATTCTCACTGACAGGATGTACATGACCACTCCGATGGCCCAGCAGTCCACTGGTCTGCCGTATCGCTGTCTGCCGACTACCTCTGGAGCTGAGCAAATCAAACACATAAGACTAGAATGAGCAAACAGCTGTATATGCACTGTTGCTTGCTTATGAAAACATGCATCTGTAAGTATAAGCAGATCAATAAACAAAGCAGATGTAATAAAGTCTGATGATGCATATattgtacaaaatgtaaaggAAGTTAACATGCAACACAACAAGGAAGGTACCGCATgagggttttcttttttaaacaatattgtgAGGAAAACTGTAAAGAAAGATTGTGTAGTAAAAGTGACAATAACAGCAATCAGGTACATAATTACAGCTGCCTTGCATATGAAAATTTTTTACCAAGGTATTCAGGAGTACCACAAGGCTCTTTAATGAGACCATTCTCCAGTTTGGCCAGATGAAAATCACTAATGACGATTTTAGAGTGCTTCAGACGATTGTAATAAACAAGGTTTTCCAACTAAAAGGGAGAAGAGAAAATGGTACAAAGTTGTCAGAGAAGAATAACCATGTTGTAtgcattaatattataaaatacataatgtaATGATCCTAAACAATTTATTGATTTGATAGTCAATCTTTTTATCTGTATGGATGTCTAGCTAGTCAAATACCACTTTTAGCCACTTGGTGGGAGTAAAGCAGCATGTTACCTTCAGGTTCCTGTGCACAATGCGGAGAGAGTGAAGATAAGCCACAGCCTCAAGCACTTGTCTTATAACATTGCTAGTGTCACGTTCCGAGTAGTAGCCCTGGTCTAAGATCCAGTCAAACACCTCTCTGCCTGTGGCTCTAAAGCAGATGAAGGGAAAttgcacctttaaaaaaaaacactttcttatACGACCTAACAGTCTGCcttataaaaagtattaaaaagtcTTTTTCACAATGGTTATCAAAACATCAGCCAGTAAACAgacattatattcagttttatttt of Clarias gariepinus isolate MV-2021 ecotype Netherlands chromosome 6, CGAR_prim_01v2, whole genome shotgun sequence contains these proteins:
- the camkva gene encoding caM kinase-like vesicle-associated protein, which gives rise to MPFGCLIFGEKKDYNSPNEVTDKYDLGQMVRSEEFCEIFRAKDKNTQKMYTCKKFLKKDGRKVRKAAKNEILILKMVKHHNILQLVDVFETRKEYFLFLELATGREVFDWILDQGYYSERDTSNVIRQVLEAVAYLHSLRIVHRNLKLENLVYYNRLKHSKIVISDFHLAKLENGLIKEPCGTPEYLAPEVVGRQRYGRPVDCWAIGVVMYILLSGNPPFYDEADDDDDDSHDKNMFRKILSGDYEFDSPYWDDISDSAKSLVASLMEVDQDQRLTAQEAIGHEWISGNAASDKNIKDGVCAQIEKNFAKAKWKKAVRVTTLMKRLRAPDQSDSGASSPALGASAGSVISSSTPVAMAATPEPPGSTLELQQIRAGEAPARCNGEIPAPLQLSVETREEQNG